The Chiroxiphia lanceolata isolate bChiLan1 chromosome 4, bChiLan1.pri, whole genome shotgun sequence genome contains a region encoding:
- the LOC116785440 gene encoding coiled-coil domain-containing protein 81-like yields the protein MMKYMRYKPVGPGDLPTLKELSNSEIWKIWSGASRYIRRQLLQKRAVEIGVGTFAIVPVHASVEEGKVLTVERPVFVVSKPLRAFYNLECEEPKIPDETPVVQLDFGEIAADTHFRREIVELCVHETLLCFAGALADEKEVEFSFKGIGILAVRGKVVSMTFFDHCVLEPDVTGNMLKALLQDSSMMRIVAFPGQNDFNRVSRDEVITLPSLVVETPHQPWAPLISLKPSRESAPWGGGSRRVSVLDPVFLARRRVSQASQQSMESDQPKDKEVGRGGFLPVTQEKTDKTLMHPTPQSESRSKLPKCAPRLSAMGMHSLYNEREERELQLLMASRRHEVEGEVWRKYFGNRTRQDTEQGQTSCPYVFEDPYRPPYLLRKAYAEKLKKGQSTARQSTLEQQEELQLLRKVLEDKGVQTGLLEHRWDGPGTASPAKKM from the exons ATGATGAAGTACATGCGCTATAAGCCTGTGGGGCCGGGGGACCTCCCAACTCTCAAGGAGCTCAGCAACAGTG aaatCTGGAAAATCTGGTCTGGAGCATCTCGCTACATCCGCAGACAGCTCTTGCAGAAGAGG GCAGTGGAGATTGGAGTTGGGACATTTGCAATTGTCCCAGTGCATGCCAGTGTGGAAGAGGGCAAGGTTTTGACTGTTGAGAGACCCGTGTTCGTTGTAAGCAAGCCCTTGAGGGCGTTCTACAACCTTGAGTGTGAGGAACCCAAAATTCCTG ATGAGACACCTGTTGTTCAGCTGGACTTCGGGGAGATTGCTGCAGACACCCACTTCCGCCGAGAAATTGTGGAGCTGTGTGTACATGAGaccctgctttgctttgctggggCTCTTGCAGACGAGAAGGAGGTGGAATTCTCCTTCAAGGGCATTGGTATCCTTGCTGTGCGAGGAAAAGTGGTCAGCATGACCTTCTTTGATCATTGCGTGTTGGAACCAGATGTGACAGGAAACATGCTGAAAGCTCTTC TGCAGGACTCCAGCATGATGAGGATCGTGGCATTTCCAGGCCAAAATGATTTTAACCGGGTCAGTCGAGATGAGGTCATCACACTACCAAG TCTCGTAGTGGAGACCCCACACCAGCCATGGGCCCCTCTGATTTCCCTGAAGCCCAGCAGAGAGTCGGCGCCCTGGGGCGGAGGTTCCCGCAGAG TCAGCGTGCTGGATCCGGTGTTCCTGGCTCGGCGGAGGGTTTCCCAGGCCAGCCAGCAGTCGATGGAATCTGATCAGCCTAAAGACAAGGAGGTTGGCCGAGGAGG ATTCCTGCCTGTAACCCAGGAGAAGACCGATAAGACGCTAATGCACCCCACACCTCAGTCTGAGTCACGGTCAAAGCTCCCCAAATGTGCTCCGAGACTCTCAGCAATG GGAATGCACTCCCTCTACaatgagagggaagaaagagagctCCAGCTGCTGATGGCATCCAGGCGCCATGAGGTGGAAGGTGAAGTGTGGCGCAAATACTTTGGCAACCGAACAAGACAGGACACAGAGCAAGGACAG ACCTCCTGCCCCTATGTGTTTGAGGATCCCTATCGCCCTCCCTACCTCCTGAGAAAGGCCTATGCCGAGAAGCTGAAGAAGGGGCAAAGCACAGCAAGGCAGAGCACAttagagcagcaggaagagctgcagctcctgaggaaAGTACTGGAAGA